The Nicotiana tabacum cultivar K326 chromosome 5, ASM71507v2, whole genome shotgun sequence sequence ctaaattaattaataatatataaatattaaattaaaaatactataatcaattttgtaattataaacgcaattaaatctaaaataagctaatattgtaattatatgcaatttagctttaaaatactaaataaatttgtaaaaaatgtgcgaaaattacattagctatattttagtataaatataagaattcaataaataaattaccaaaatgccaattttgggaacacttattgggtttttcttgataaaataaggcaataaaattgattttaaaagcctttaaaattaaggaaaaataataaaaatatttgtaaatacttatatatgcatacatgtgctattttgaaagtattttgcatataaaaaatatacaggaaaaaactGGGTATCAGCAAGTACCTTTCAAAGAAAGCAAGCCACACACCACATATCGTGATGTTTcgcctcccatctacccttggCCAGATCTCGCCACTTACGCTCATCGTAAGTCAAGCAAGCTGCCAGTTTCTGAGACCAATCAGCCAGGTTGGGAATCTTGCGTGGCATCGACGGGATTGCTgcaaaaaagaaaggaaagagaaggCATCTTTACAGAATCAACCTTCGCCATGGACAAAAGTAATCAGAAcacgagtgtaccacttacgtgtaaagttccatttctcaggaaatggaagGAACTCTGCAGGGATAATATCGATAGTCCGCACTCGGACGAAACGACTCATCTGCCCTcgatccccatcttcttcattGATGGCAAAAAAGGGCCGAGTGGATCGTCATCGCAGAGTAATCAGGCCTTGATAATTCAAGGACCGATATAATTTAATAAGATGGCTGAGGATGAGCTCGAGCCCGGCCATATCTGCAAAATATCTTATCTTCAGCATTATCCTCCAAAGTGATGGGTGAACCTATTCTAGGGTAACCTGATATCTTCTACAAAATTTGAGCACAACCCTATTAAGAgggcccaatgtaaaggggtACGTATATACACTCAAAAACCCTTCGACATGAACCATGATACTCTCTTCCCGGGAAGGTACTTACAGTACCACGTTTTCTCCCTATCCGCAGTCTTTCCTAACTATCTCAAGGTGTTCCTCCCCTATTGAGGAGATAAACCTCGATGCATGCACCTTGAAAATGGCCCTGAATGTTGGGAGGTCTCTCTAATGTAAAATCTCTCCGCGAAACAAAGCACCTCGAGGTCAACTCACCTGACGCCAATGGTGTACCACCGACCGAGCATGAAATAGAGGCAGAACTCTCCTCTCCTTGGTGAACGGACTTGGGTGTAGCAGCAATGGCTATAGTAAAGTAAGAAAAGGAGGATGAAGACTTGGGTGAAAGCTTTGAGTTGAAATGGTGAGAGAACTAGCACACAGAATAAGAGTTCTATAAAAAGTATAGTTACTCAAAGTAGCGGAGTCCTCAGTTGAGAAATAAGCAAATGCATATATAGAGCAAGCAGCGACTGTTAGCCTATCCtgaaggccaattaattctgacCATGTCAGTATTATTTTTTGGGGAAGTTTACAGGTGGGACCACCCCGGTCGCTTCACAACCGTGCCACATAAATGACACTGTCACACAACACTCGGGAGCCGTTGAGACCCTGAggatttcttttaattgcaaGCATCGATTCTAAAAAGCTATCGACCTAatctcgagatggtgcccgatctcgaagGTCCCGATTACTCCAAGTGAGGGCTCCGAGGGGTCAACATCAAAATTCAAAGGCTAATCGATGGaataaaaaattcaaagacacaaagcAGAAAAATCTTCTCACattaccaaaaatatatttacaagagGTATCTCTACAAGACCTTTTTCCCCCGagaaattcatacacaaaaaagaaaggaagacgACACGGGTCTATTCTTTGTCATCACTACTCTTTGGATCATCTCTGGAACCCTCATATGAAGTAGACGAGAACGCTGATTCTTTTTCCAAATCTCGGGCTTCCTCAATCTCAGCTGAGAGATCAGTGCCTTTAGCGTTTGCTTCCTCGAGAGCCTGCCTCCTTGCCTTTGCACCAGCGTAAGCGATGACCCGAGTCAGCTTCTGCTTAACGTTCTCCAATATCTCTCGGGCTCGTTCATTCGCAATAGTGGCATCTTTCATGTACAAACACGCATTTTCTTCGGCCTCAGACTTGGCACAGATAATGCAACAGCCTCCTCCTGAGTATCTCGAAGGAGACCCTGAGTCAATGCCAACTCCATCCTcaaaagctctctctctctctctctctctctctctctgaggTCACGACCTCACTTTGCCCCCTCAGCTCGAGGATCTCAGCATCCTTGGCTACAACCTCTTCCTAAAGTCTCCCCACGAGGGCATCCTTTCGCCCGATCTGCAAAGGCAAAACAAGTTGGTAAACATCAAGTTATAAGAATAAAAAGGTGAGTTCCTGGGTGCCATGTTACCTGCTCAGCAAGGCCAGCCCTTTCCGGGCACACCCCCTCCAAACTAGCCTGAAGCTTGTCAACCCTCCCCTTTTGGGCAGAGGAGGCCTCCGACTCCTTCTCGATAGTAGTGTTGACAGCGACTCCTGCACAGCCTTTGAGTCATGGCATTTAGTACTCTGATGGGCTGACATCATGATGGTAGTATCGAAGAGGCAAGGATTCAGGACCGTTTCTTATCGTTTTTACTCTAAGAaacgtggggactatctgtatacggataAAATCAGAGAGCCCAATTTTACCATCATTACATCTTTCCGTAGCTTCATCCCGAAGGCCCGAAGGCACAGTTCGAAGTTtcagctatcacacctcctttttacacctgAAAGGGTaatgggagttttttccaatttaagtgacaaccGTAACAAGATTATTTATATtgaattcagagtcgccacttgggataatttatggtgtcccaaatcaccggtttaaaatcccgaatcgaggaggtttgactctgttttacaatccgcgaaacacagaaatccgggtaaggacttctgttaaaccgggagaaggtgttaggcattcccgggttccctGGTTTTAGCACAGTAGCTCAACTGTTAATAttggcctatttacttgattttaaaacatctttgaaacctatgtgcatttttattccttttataCCGCTTTTAATAATCAAATtatcatacaactaattattttgattacatattgcgaatcatgtcacgggagCTGTACCCATGATCCACAACATGtgttattttattaaaaagattaaattgtggctaggtcacataaatgtaccccgaATTTTAGAATTAAGCATCACAAACTACATCACAGGGACCGTACCCGGAGCTATGATAATTTATTTAGTTaacacgcctaaagcaaactacgagattTCAAGGCATTTTCTATACTAATTAAGATATCgatgtgagggccatagactagGTGATTGTGTTGAACGCCTcaattttattaaaggaaaaaacATTCAACTAAGTGAACTActaattaagtaaataattaattgtgatgatttaattatgtgcCTAAAGCTTGCTTACCAAAGTATTTCGGCTTAAACGTTATCCTATgactaattaattaaataacataTAAAATGATTAAGCCCAATTGTTATGCAGGATCTATGGTTGAAGTCCAATTCTAAAGTTTAATAAAGTCAGTGTGAGGCCAACTAAGTATTTACCCGACCAATGATCCGTTTGGCTCAAACAATACTGACTATACAACTCAATTCAACATTAACCAAAAAATGATTTCAGTGCTTAATTACGAAAACACCGAGTTCAATATCAACCTTTCTTAGCATTAAAAATCCTTTTAAGCTCTAAAATTACAAACATAACAAAATATAAATCAAATTGCAAACTCACGTGAAATACATATCATAAGAGTGCATTCAGGGAAGACAACATAAATTCGCTCGCACAATAACCAACAATGAACAGGTTTGAAGCATAAGAGTTAGAAATGGAACTCAATGTCAAGACTTCTTTAAAGCGTGATTAATAAAGAACACCCAGCAATGAATCGCCTGTACTACTTGAATTGAGCGATTGGACCCGCGATCGGAGACTTCGAATGGCGACCTCAATAAAAATTTTACCAGAATTTTGGCCAAAACTTAACCCCTTTTGTTTAGATCTGGACTACTTCAACACGAATTAACCTCGCCGGAAAACTCGAAACTCGATAGTGATGAAAAGTAAAGAATGAGTTAATGGGTGTTATTTAGTGATTCTAGCGAGATTGTTACTGGATTTTTGTGACAGAGAAGCGGGTGAAACTGTGGTGGTATTACAAAGGTTGAAGGGGAGCGGCGACGGTTGAATTTCTGTCGGGTTATTGGGTTGATGGAGACGCATCGGAGATTTTTGGTGGTGGAGGGAGGGAATAAGTGGAGCTGGCAGCTGTGGTCTCTTAACACACGAGAAATTGAGAGGGTACAATGGGGTGTGCTACCGGCGGTGGCTGGTTTAGCGTATGAGATCAGGGGTCGTTCCTGGTCTGGTTGGGTGGTGCGAAGAAGAAGACGtttggttggggggggggggggggggtggggctGAAGCTTCAGAATATGGAGATGATCGCCTAGGGTCTTTTTTTCTTAAGGTCTTTTCTTTTTATGTCTAAATCTAGGGTTTTAGGGATATTGGGCTTGAGTTGTTATGtgttaggtccgaaaattagacATAAAAATGGGTcatttgagcccaaattttattctttctccgtgaACAAGATTAAAATACTACtttatttactaattaatcctacttaaataaaataactattaaaataaggctaacctatttttggtatttttcaagattaaaaatgactacaaaacattaatgaaattattttttgtgataaaataaagtaaaagagtcaaaattagttgaaataactatattaaacctaaactaaatatttaaatactaaaatataaaaatcttggggagggtcaaaaatcaaatatctacatCAGCCTCGAGAGTTCTTTATGCTCGATCTTGGGGCAGCTTAAATCGATGGCTATCATGGATAAACGGGAAGTTCCCTAAGCATGTGGTCAAAGCTGAGAACACCTACAAGAATAGTACCAGTCTGTACCAGACTGCTAAGTAGCTGTGCCAGCCACATttttttgtaataaatgcacatgtactatattgggatttCCCCTCATGTATAAAAGGGAATCTTACTATTTTTTGCACAAAGAATACGATATCACTTacaatattcaatacaagaacattctcacTTAATTCtgttatttacatttattgcttacatttaaaagCTCTCATCAAAGCTTTTAAAGTTGTTAGTCCTTCATCGCTATCCACAGCTTAGTAcctagctcgacctcgaggccccgtataatctggctcgaggccccgattctcaaCATCTCAGTTTGCTTAACATACTATCTTTATGCTCTTATCTATTTTCTAGTCTCACATTTAGCATCTAttgtctaacaactagcataaaaataaatcacgtatttttagaaccacaaaatcaaatttaattgtaattaccatttttaaGATAAACAATATACTTTAATAAGTAATATATTGagtgattttttatatattaaccATCactagaagaaaaaaataaggaaaatcaaaaaggaaaagccAATAAAACTTTTGACAAATGGCAAAATTCTTTCTTATCTATCCTAACAAACTCGcaaagacaagaaagaaaaagaaaagcattcACTCACGTATATTCACGTGGTCACAATTTACACAATTAGATTAGGGAAAATAATACCGTATagccatttttaaaataatagtcgaaaaatatatatttgttgTATATGTATACATTTCGTAAGTTTAAtgtaaaaaaatacaaattttatatattatttcGACTACTAAATATAAATAGTTTTCGGCGCGGCTAAAAGTGATATTACCCTATTAAATCactaagaaaataattttcaactccACCTGCACACACTAATTCCCTCACAAACACATGTCGAGCAAAAACAACTGATTAGAAAAATTGTGTTAAGTTTCTTAATCCAttgtgtaaaatttaaggtaATAGATGAAGTAGATTTGGAAGGTATTATTATAGTTtcgctagcgtttggccataaattttcaaatttattttgaaaaatttgatttgtgtaaaatttggtttgaagatgaaaatgtgtttggacatacgttttcaaaacatattttccaaatttattttggaaaaacatgtgTATTACTAGGGATTTGGCCTggttttgagatttgagatttaggattttgccaaaatataggTAAAATCTACGGCCAAACATATATTTGCCAAATAAAACCAAAATTTATTTTggtaaaatctatggccaaattaTACCGATCAATTTGGGTTGGTGTAGAATGGATGTGtcaaattgtttttttttcttcttcttgttttaaCTTGTCATGTACAGATGATCAAATATTCCCTACATTGTGTGCAAGGACACTTTTAGTGGTGATTTTTTGTTGTTGAGCTTCACCAAGTATACAGTCCAGGCGGATAACTAAACAAGAATTCAATGAAGCTTTCGATTAAATATTCTATAAGTTTCGGTTCAAATTCAATCAACGTTCTCTAAGTTGAAAGGTGACTAATTTTTTTGGCAAAATACAAAATTGACCTATAAGTCAAAACTAATTACATTCGACAGCCACAAAACATTGGAGACAAAATATTGGAgagatgctgggtatataagtaaACAAGTCTTATACCTTACTGACGCGTTTTAaagggggcatttgcatctatacccgttttttgtgtcacgttttaacttgtacccgctttgcaaaaaaattacaaacgtacccgctttttcgcataacttcagcatacggggctgacgtagcaaaggcaatcacgcaaaacttcagcattctagtagccatgcctgaagttcagctctagagctgaagtttttggttttgtaactggcgaTTTTGTTTGTAACCGGTgaacttcagccttcttagagTTGAACTTCAGCCTACTATATTGTGCCTTAACCATTTGATCACTTACcagaaatgataaaaaaaaatcgtCTTTTTCACTTCTAATCAACACTACAATAATACAGCTTTCTTTCAAATGCAATTTCCATAGGAATTCAATGGATATCTAAAAAACAATCAAACAGGAGTAGATATTTCGTGCTAATATATTGGCAACGACAAAGAGTGATAATTTTTCAACTCCAAATTATCGTGGGTGACACTCTTAATAGAGGGGTGGACTATATGATACTACCAAGAAGGCAAGAACAACCCAACTGGTCCTCATACGAGGAACAAACTCTACACTTGGTAGTTAGTATATCCTTGTCCGCCTAATACATATTTTGAATGATTAAATTCTCTAATATGTTGTAACATATGAATTCATTAGGTCGCCAAGCCTCTGCTGCAGGAGAGGACAAGAAAAAAGCTGAAAAGCTTTGAATTTCTTCTAATGGAATTATGGGATTGAGGGCGGATATAACtttgaggaggaggagaaggagtaGAAAGGGGGCTGGAGTTGTTTAAAAAATAGGTAtaagttaaaagtttaaaaaaaatgagtaTAGATTAAATGGGAGCGACCAAATAGTACGGCCGGTGCAATTTTAGAATAAGGTTAAAGACACGAAGGCCCAAATAAGTACCCAACAATAGGACTAGTGTTCGGCCCATTAATCCAGTCCAGCTTTTTCAAAACCCCAAGCAAAATCCTAGCCACTCTCGCCCGGCTACTATATATTAACCTGCTAAAACCTAACGCAAGTTTTCTTTTCTGTATCCGAAGCAGATCTCCAGCTCTTCTCGCCGTCGTCGTTTCCAGAGCTCCTAAAGCTCCATGTAAGTTCGCTAATCTCTTTGATCTCCTAGTATAAACAAAAAAGAATTGTGATATTGTGTTATGTATTTTGTTTGGATATACTGTAGTTGTGATTTGTCAGCTATTTATCTCCCTAGGCTGTTGGTGTTAGCACTCAATAACGATTCATAATGATGGACATGTGAGTTTAGATTGTCTCGAACGGTGTGAAGTATTAGAAATGACAGTTTGGGTTGTGAAGAATGTCGTGAAATAGAATTTGGTGATTTGGGGCCTATAGATCTCATAGCTTTTGTGGGTTTGGTTTGAGCTAGTAAACTGATACTGGAGTTTAGTTTTGTATAAATGGGTTGTGCTTTTTGTTTCATATTTCTTGGATGATCGTGATGTCTGCCTTTTTTAGCTTCGAAACTTGTAGAAAATGAGTAAGTATATGCCAAGTCTTGAGCTCATATTTCTGTAGGTCCTTACATTCGTTGCTGTACTATAGTTTTGTTGTGAAATGCTATCCTTGGTATTCTGTTttttgttaagttattatttGAACCTGATTATTGCATTAGTTTGGAACAGAATTGTCGTAGAAGATGGTGAGAGTTAGTGTGTTGAATGATGCTCTTAAGAGCATGTACAATGCTGAGAAGAGGGGAAAGCGTCAAGTCATGATTAGGCCTTCTTCCAAAGTCATCATCAAATTCCTCATTGTCATGCAAAAGCATGGTACTTTAGCTTGTttagtttatattttatatgctGATTATTTCCTAACCTCATTGTTTTCTTACATTTGCTATCTCTGTGTGTAGGGTACATTGGAGAATTTGAGTATGTTGATGATCACAGGTCAGGAAAAATTGTAGTTGAACTGAATGGTAGGTTGAACAAGTGTGGCGTCATTAGTCCTCGTTTTGATGTTGGAGTTAAGGAGATTGAAGGATGGACTGCTAGGTTGTTGCCTTCCAGACAGGTATAATAACATCTACCTTGCTGTGCAGTTCATAAGATCGATTTGTGTGAtgctttattttcattcataCTAATTATTATGCTAAATAATGAAGGTTATGCATTTATTACTTTTTACAAGATATTGGAAGAATGTTTTGTAATTAGTCATAACTAGTGGAATTTTTGTGGAATGGCCATAGCAAAGAATATGTTATGAAGCTATATTAGTAGTTCGGATGTAATCAGTCAAATTCACCtgttaaatttgttataatgaaAATAGAAATTGTAGATTTTGGTGTACCCACATAGATAGGTTGCAATGACTAATTGTTTTCTTTTGTCTCTTGCATTACACTAAGTTTATCTGGTACTGAAGTATTTTGTTTGAGCTTGCAGTTTGGATACATTGTGCTGACTACATCTGCCGGTATCATGGACCACGAGGAGGCTAGAAGGAAGAATGTGGGTGGGAAGGttcttggtttcttttattaAGCTCCTTATATTGACTAGGATGAACACCCAGTTTTGGTGTACTTCGGCCTTCATTACAATTGAAATGGTTCTGAGTTTGTTTTGAGTTTTGTTTCTCTTCTATTGTTAGTAGGGATATTTTCTGCATTTCTTGGACAAGATTATCAGTACTATTAACTTACATCCAATAGAGGTTGCTGTTTGACTATCTGTGATCTATTTTATAAGCTTTCTCTGTTTTACTGTCAGTTGGATCCGAGGTTCTTGGCTTCACAAAGAGCCTAGTTCTTTGATTCGTTTGTCCCAATAGTTATTGTTTGTTTGAAGAGACATTTTTTTGCATTATATTtcctattttttagtttttctttattatttgcACTTTAGCTTTCTTCTTTTGACTACTCGATGACAACCTTGGAAAttattgttttgagcctttccATAAGGTTCTGAGCATAACACAATGACATCCGCAGTGGAGCAACTGTTTTTTCCAGAAAGGATATCTAAATCTAGTGCTAAGTACTCGTTGTTTCATATATAGCAAAAATATGTTGAACTAGAATTATTGATAATTTTTCCCCTGTTTTCTGTTCTATGATCAGGCCATATGCTTCATACTTCATTACGATATCTGATAAATTTAGTGAGGTTCTAGATTGTCCCTCTATATTATGTCCAATGCTGTCTCAATATCTAAAATAGTAAGGAAAGGACTGAATTGGAAGGGATCGACTCGGTTTTAAATAACGGAAACTGAATCTTGCTTTAGTTACTACTTGTTATTCTTGTTATTGTGGCATCAGTCGAAGTTTCAACTTCTTTTTGTGGCGTCTTATCAACTGGTAACTTGAGTACTAGGTGGATAAATTATAGTACTAGCAGAATATCCAAAACCTTTAAGATCAAGTTTCaatctgtttttttttcttcttattttattcCCTGAGGGCTGAGACATTATTTATAACATACGAAAGTTAAGTTCGGAAATTGGTCAAAACTAATTTAACTAACATGTAATATTGTGTAAGAAACTGGATTTGGTCATTGAGCATCGAGTAGATATCCCATTTCTTTAAGAATTAAGCACGGCACAATCCCCACAAGTGTATAGTATATATCAAACTCAGTTGCAGCACGAATGATCTCGGCTTCCTTTTTGTGATCTCTACAGTAAATGTATCTGTTAAAATTAGATTACCATTTAGTTCATGATGCGATGATCCGAAAGTAATATACTTGTTAGTAGTAAACCAAAAACAATGTCTGACAGAGGGGATCCAGGATTTGAGGCTTATGGTTCCTTTAGTAATTTCAAATTAATATGCAATAACAACTGAGTTCACAGttagatatttacaaatatttagtgaatttcttaaCATAATTACAGGATCTACGCAAGAGTTACTGGATTTCTGGGAACCCGTATCCAATGCTCTAGGTCCGCCCCTGATGTCTGAGAAAATAATGGCAAAAGAtcacattaaaaaaaaaacaaacaaagctCGTATTACATGCATTACAGTAAATTGAGGAATCGATTATTTGGTCAGACGGGTtgtagcaaaatctagcaatcAAGGACGGCTCTTATTCTTTGAGCATTTTCATGGTGTTCAGCTCCAAGATGCAAATggatataaatacataaaccaaGCCTAAATTTAGCAGATGTGGTGGGACAATATTTCACCATATCAAGCAACGCATCAGAATTCTTCATCGTTTCTATGATCTGTGCCAACtaaatataaatctttctttttcactgAAGTTAATCCCTGTGTTTCAGTCATATCTAAATTTTGTGGATTAGTTCCATATGGTAGTTCCCATTCAAAGTGGTACAGCAAGTGCGCCAGTGGAAGTCCAACATTAACTAAACCAAATAGCATTCCTGAACAAATACTTCTTCCTGCACCAAATTGAATAAACTCAAAGTGATTTCCCATAAAGTTGATAGAAGAATTCTCAAATATCTCTGGTATAAAACTTTCAGGATCTTTCCAACTTCCGTGATCTCTCTCTAGTGTCCAtatattgtgacgacccgactggtcgttttgagcttttacactttgctcgccagttctcgagcatgacttgccccgtgtgatgtattatgacttatgtaaatcattggttttgactttcagggtaatcggaatgaatttggaacaacagttctcagtttgaagtttgaaatttgaaagttttgaccaaaaattgacttgtttgtatatgatctcggatcggaatttttataatttggttagctccgttaggtgatttgggacttagaagcgtgatcagaatgcattttggaagtccctggaaggtttaggcttgaattggcaaaattgagatttcggcgtttttcggttgataggcgagattttgttatagaggtcggaatggaattccggaagttgcaataattccgttatgtcatttgtgatgtgtgtgcaaaatttcatgtcattccgacgaggtttggtagactttttaaTCGAAAGCGGAATgtggaagttcttgaaattcttaggtttgaatctgATGAGATTCagtgttttaatattgttttgagcgttccgaaggttggaacaaattTAAATGGTGTTATGGGATATATTGgcatgcttggttgaggtcccgagggcctcgggtgagttcgaGTAGTCAATCGGAACATTTCATGTTGTGAAAAATTGCAGAATTTAAGCtgttggtgttgcaggtttttgaccttcgtgttcgcgatgcatgttccgcgatcgcgaaggtgtgAGGTCGATGTTCTTTGCATTCACGTTTTctttgtcgcgttcgcgatgttgcGAGGTTTTgattctccgcgttcgcgagggctatgtcgcgttcgcatagaggaaaaggATTAGCTGGGTCCCACAATgcatttgttctacgcgttcgcgcaGTAGGGGTCGCGATCACGAAGTGTTGAAtatgttgtgcatcgcgttcgcgagaggtgtctcgcgttcgcgtagaaggaattccGATATGTGAAGCAGTGTGCTTGGCGAACGCGAGGGAtgtgccgcgttcgcgatgaaggaaaatctgggcagacagtttatatttttaaatcgagggtttaagtccaatttcataaaaaccattggagagctcgggagaaggtggaatttgaggagattttcagtggagctattggggtaagtattcttcactcatatttgatttaattccatgatttggtcttgaatttcatcattttatttgagaaattagagtgaaaattgaggaaaaatggaagaaacgtTTGAGATTTCTTTTGCGGATTTGAATAGGCAAttaaggtcggattttgatgaaattattatgggtagactcgtgagtggaCGAGGATTCTactgatgtgatttttatcggattccgataAGTGGGCCAgtggccgggtttgagcaatttcgggttttttgatgtaaattggatattttcgagtgagcttcgttttcttagcatattttaatgattatgtactgattgtgacTAGAtgtggagcatccggaggtcgattcgtgcgggcaaaggcatcacgggctagagtttggattggatcgaggtgagtaatgattgtaaatgttgtcctgagggtatgaaatcccggattgcacatcgttgtgctatattgaggtgatgcatacgctagatgacgagcatgaggtcgtgcactgttggggattgtgacttatccatcccaaatgactattttactgcgtatttggttgaaaactatttgctatcatcatgttttgggctgaatgccatatttgggcctcgtgccaactatttgaacccttcagagatttttattgatatttcctcactgttttgactttaaacgtgtacttagtcatgctatattctactattttcaaaactcatccatgtttactctgctttaacacttgaaatgatattctaaataatattttgggctgagcatcctattttactgttgcccgagtggcttatgtgatttttgactgagtaaggccgagggcctatgttgtgaggatacttttgggtcgggttacacgccgcagcgGTGATACACTGATTTTGAGTATGatgtcgagggcctgagatatgtatgccacgaggtagtttgttgatatgaggccgagagcctagagatgatgccacgagatagattgatattgcgcttggactgtaaggggcccctccaggagtctgcacacccccagtgagtgcgggtaatcattgtgatgtgagatataaccgaggggctggtattattttgagatattgcccgaggggcggatttgttgacattgtgcccgaggggcgaacctttatgtgtttacctttctTATTggcctgtcatttacctgtttaattgtgtatttgtgccgATGGGCAGATTTTTTGTGCTTATCTCTTTTAATTGCTTTGCATT is a genomic window containing:
- the LOC107828126 gene encoding small ribosomal subunit protein uS8z/uS8w; the encoded protein is MVRVSVLNDALKSMYNAEKRGKRQVMIRPSSKVIIKFLIVMQKHGYIGEFEYVDDHRSGKIVVELNGRLNKCGVISPRFDVGVKEIEGWTARLLPSRQFGYIVLTTSAGIMDHEEARRKNVGGKVLGFFY